ccaaaacccccccaaaattcgGGATTTCCCCCAACCCCCCACCAAAATTGGGATTTCCTCCCAAACGGCCCCagaatccccccaaaattcgggATTTCCTCCTAAAAACGTCCCCAAATCCCCTAAAAATTCGCGATTTcctcccaaaacccccccaaaattcgGGATTTCCTCCCAAACCGCCCCagaatccccccaaaattcgggatttcctcctaaaaacgaccccaaatcccccaagaATTCGCGATTTCCTCCCgaaactgccccaaaattcgggatttccccccaaaattcgggatttcctcccaaaccaccccagaatccccccaaaattcgggatttcctcccaaacccgaccccaaatcccccaaattccgggatttcctcccaaaaccgccccaaaattcgggattccccccccaaacccccccagaatccccccaaaaccaccaacTCCAACTCCCGGAACTCCccaaaatggggtttttttcccgttttttgggtttttcacAGCCCCATGGAGGTCAATTCCAGcgcccctccccctgccccgcccctccccccggggccgcccccgcccccaaTTCCCGGAGCCGGAGGGTGACGAGCGCCGAGCCCCTCCCCCAAATTGGGGATCCCGGCCCCTCCcaagccccaaaatccaccccaaaaatcgGGAATTTCCCCCAAATTGGGACTCCAGGAGCCCCAACATTTCCTGTCCCAAGcgccccaaacctccccaaatccccacatTTCTGCCCCAAAATTACCGGGATACCCCCAAAACTTCGGGATTTCCTCCCCAACACCGACCGCAAACCGCCCAAATTTCGGGATTTCCTCCCAAAcccgaccccaaatcccccaaaaattcGGGATTTCCTCCCCAACACCGACCCTGGACACCCAAAAATTCGGGATTTTGCCTCAAAACCGACCCCCAAATTTCGGGATTTCCTCCCAAATccgaccccaaatccccccaaaatttgggattttgCCCCAAAACCGACCCTggatcccccccccccccccaaaattcggGATTTCCTCCCCAACACCGACCCCAAATACCCCAAAATTCGGGATTTCCTCCCAAAcccgaccccaaatccccccaaaatttgggatttcCTCCTAAAAATGTCCCAGAATCCCCTAAAAATTTGGGATTTCCTCCCAAAccgaccccaaatccccccaattTCGGGATTTCCTCCCAAAACCGACCCAAAATTCgggatttccccccaaaattcggGATTTCCTCCCAAACCGCCCCAGAATCCCCCCAAATTTCGGGATTTCCTCCCAAAcccgaccccaaatccccccaaaattcgggATTTCCTCCCCAACACCGACCCTGGACACCCAAAAATTCGGGATTTTGCCTCAAAACCGACCCCAAATTTCGGGATTTCCTCCCAAATccgaccccaaatccccccaaaatttgggattttgCCCCAAAACCGACCCTGgatcccccccccaaaattcggGATTTCCTCCCAACACCGACCCCAAATACCCCCAAAATTCGGGATTTCCTCCCAAAcccgaccccaaatccccccaaaatttgggatttcCTCCTAAAAATGTCCCAGAATCCCCCCAAATTTCGGGATTTCCTCCCAAACCCGACCCAAAATTCGCGATTTCCTCCCAAAATTCGGGATTTCCTCCCAAAccgaccccaaatccccaaattccgGGATTTCCTCCCAAACCCGACCCAAAATTCGcgatttccccccaaaattcgggattcccccccaaacccccccagaatccccccaaaaccaccaacTCCAACTCCCGGAACTCCccaaaatggggttttttttcccgttttttgggtttttcacAGCCCCATGGAGGTCAATTCCAGcgcccctccccctgccccgcccctccccccggggccgcccccgcccccaaTTCCCGGAGCCGGAGGGTGACGAGCGCCGAGCCCCTCCCCCAAATTGGGGATCCCGGCCCCTCCcaagccccaaaatccaccccaaaaatcgGGAATTTCCCCCAAATTGGGACTCCAGGAGCCCCAACATTTCCTGTCCCAAGcgccccaaacctccccaaatccccacatTTCTGCCCCAAAATTACCGGGATACCCCCAAAACTTCGGGATTTCCTCCCCAACACCGACCGCAAACCGCCCAAATTTCGGGATTTCCTCCCAAAcccgaccccaaatcccccaaaaattcGGGATTTCCTCCCCAACACCGACCCTGGACACCCAAAAATTCGGGATTTTGCCTCAAAACCGACCCCAAATTTCGGGATTTCCTCCCAAATccgaccccaaatccccccaaaatttgggattttgCCCCAAAACCGACCCTggatcccccccccccccaaaattcggGATTTCCTCCCCAACACCGACCCCAAATACCCCAAAATTCGGGATTTCCTCCCAAAcccgaccccaaatccccccaaaatttgggatttcCTCCTAAAAATGTCCCAGAATCCCCTAAAAATCCGGGATTTCCTCCCAAAccgaccccaaatccccccaatttcgggatttcctcccaaaatcgacccaaaattcgggatttccccccaaaattcgggatttcctcccaaacccgaccccaaatccccccaaaattcgggATTTCCTCCTAAAAATGTCCCAGAATCCCCCCAAATTTCGGGATTTCCTCCCAAACCCGACCCAAAATTCGGGATTTcctcccaaaacccccccaaaattcgGGATTTCCTCCCAAACCGCCCCagaatccccccaaaattcgggATTTCCTCCTAAAAACGACCCCAAATCCCCTAAAAATTCGCGATTTCCTCCCAAAACCGACCCAAAATTCGGGATTTCCTCCCAAATCTCCTAAAAATTCGCgattccccccaaacccccccccagaatccccccaaaaccaccaacTCCAACTCCCGGAACTCCccaaaatgggtttttttttcccgttttttgggtttttcacAGCCCCATGGAGGTCAATTCCAGcgcccctccccctgccccgccCCCCTTGCGGAGCGGgacccccgcccctccccccggGGTCGCCCCCGCCCCCAATTCCTGGAGCCGGAGGGTGACGAGCGCCGAGCCCAGCGCGGCTCGGGGGGGCCCCCCGGGAGCCCCGGGCAACTGAAGCAGCAGCGTGGCCACCGCGGCCACCCCGTCCTCGGTGGGCTCCAGCGTCaccggccccgcccccaccCCCAATTTCGGGGCTCCCCCCCCAAATTTGGGGGGTCCCgagctgggtttggggggtcccgaGAGGATTttgggggcgcgggggggtggTCGaaaggggaattttggggggccGGGCGCGACTTTTGGGGGTCCgagaggggattttgggggccgaaatgggaatttgggggggtcccGAGGTGGGGGTTGGGGGTTTTGGTGGCCCAGGTGGGAGTTTGGGGGGTCCacgggggagttttgggggtcccgCCCCTGCAGGGGGGAATTTTGGGCCCCGAATTTGCCGTTTTGGCCACTCAGGTGGAAGTTTTGGTGGCCCAGCTCCGGATTTTGGTGGCCCGGGTGGCGAGTTTGGTGGCCTTGCTCCGAATCTTGGTGGCCAACCTTCAAATTTGGGTGGCCCACCCCCAGATTTTGGTTGCCTGACCCCAAATCTTGGTAGCCCAGTGCCCGATTTTGGTTGCCCGAGCCCAAATTCCGCTCTCCTGACCCCAAATCTTGGTAGCCCAAGGCCCGATTTTGGTTGCCTGACCCCAAACTTTGCTCTGCAGCCCCCAAATTCTGGTAGCCAACCCCCAAAGTCTGGTAGCCACCCCCCACATTTTGGTTGCCCGACCCCAAATCTTGGTAGCCCAGCGCCCTATTTTGGTTGCCCGACACCAAATTCCTCTCTCCGGACCCCAAATTCTGGTAGCCAACCGCCAGATTTTGGTAGCCGAGCCCAGAATTCCGCTGGCCCAGCTCAAAATTCTGGTAGCCCAAGGCCCGGTTTTGGTAGCCAAGGTGCGGGCAGTGCTGGAAGCACACGGTGACCCTGGCGAAAGGCCTGGCGGCCATCTTGGACATCTCCTGGcggtgccgccgccgctcgTGGCGAGCGTCCAGGCCCTGCTTGGCCTTCCAGAGGAGGACGCAGACGGccaaaaagaggaagaaacaggaaaaaaagacgGAAAAAAACACGAAAAGGTCGATGTGGGCTTGGTCCTGCCGGAAAAAAAGGAGCCCCTGGGACGGCTCCGGCCCGCCCAGGACCAGCAGGTAAAAGCGAGTGGACTTCAGGGGGTGGCCAGAGTGGGGGTAGGTGAGCACCAGGCGGTCTCGGACGCCTCGGACCACCAGGGCCGGCACGGGCTCGGCGATGGTCAGGTAGGTGACCAGGCCTTGGGCTCGCTCCTCCAGGAGCCTGGGGGGCCCCGGGGGCTGCTgcgggctgggggaggggtgggggtggcCGGAGTGGTCactgggggggggttgggggtggCCGGcgagtttggggtgggagggatgAGAGGTTTGGCCGGTGAAAGTGGTTTGGCCACTGGGGTTGGCTCCGGGACCACCAAAAGCTCTGGGGTCACCGGTTTGACCAGTAAAAGCGGTTTGGCTACTGGGGTTGGCTCCGGGACCACCAAAAGCTCTGGGGTCACCGGTTTGACCAGTAAAAGTGGTTTGGCCACTGGGGTTGGCTCCGGGACCACCAAAAGCTCTGGGGTCACCGGTTTGACCAGTAAAAGCGGTTTGGCTACTGGGGTTGGCTCGGGGACCACCAGGACCACCAAAAGCTCTGGGGTTACCAGTTTGACCAATAAAACCAGTTTGGCCACTGGGGTTGGCTCCAGGACCACCAGGACCTCCGGGACCACCAGCTTGACCAGTAGGACCAGTTTGGCCAGTGGGACCAGCCCCAAGATCTGCAGAAACTCTGGGGTCATCAGCTTGACCAGTGAAACCAGTATGGCCAGTTTGGCCACTGGGGTTGGCTCCTGGACCACCAAAAGCTCTGGGGTCACCAGCTTGACCAGTAAAACCAGTTTGGCCAGTATGACCAATGAAATCACCTCTGggacctccagcagcaccagtaaAACCAGTATAACCAGTTTGGGTGCTGGGATTGGCTCCTGGGCCTCCAAGAGCTCTGGGGTCACCAGTAAAACCAGTAACCCCAGTGGGAccagtgggagcagccccaCCCTCACCAGcgccaccagtgccaccagtgccaccagtgccaaaGATCCCAAAGGCCCCAAAGCTCCCAGTTCCAGTCCCAAAGGCGTCatcaccagtgccaccagtgccaccagttcCTGAAGTCCTCAAGGTGCCACCACCAGTGCCGAAGGTCCCAGttccaccagtgccaccagtgccgAAGGTCCCAGTTCCAGTGCCGAAGGTCCCAGttccagcaccaccagtgccaccagttcCTGAAGTCCTCAAGGTGCCACCACCAGTCCCACCAGTGCCAAAGGTCTCAGAACCAGTCCCAAAGGTCCCAGttccagtgccaccagtgccaccagtgccgAAGTTCACCGAACCAGTCCCGAAAGTCCCAGTTCCAGTGCCACCAGTCCCGAAGGTCCCAGCTTCCGtcccaccagtgccaccagtgccgAAGGTCCCAGAACCAGTGCTGAAGGTCCCAGTTCCAGTCCCACCAGTCCCGAAGGTCCCAGAACCAGtcccaccagtgccaccagtgccgAAGGTCCCAGttccagtgccaccagtgctgAAGGTCCCAGAACCAGTCCCGAAGGTCCCAGAACCAGTCCCACCAGTGCCAAAGGTCCCAGAACCAGTCCTACCAGTCCCGAAGGTCCCAGTTCCAGTCCCGAAGGTCCCAgtaccagtgccaccagtgccgAAGGTCCCAGAACCAGTCCCGAAGGTCCCAGAACCAGTCCCACCAGTGCCGAAGGTCCCAGAACCAGTCCCACCAGTCCCGAAGGTCCCAGAACCAGTCCCACCAGTGCCGAAGCTCCCAGTTCCAGCCCCACCAGTCCCACCAGTGCCGAAGGTCCCAGAACCAGTCCCACCAGTCCCACCAGCGCCGAAGCTCCCAGTTCCAGTCCCACCAGTGCCGAAGCTCCCAGTTCCAGCCCCACCAGTCCCACCAGTGCCGAAGGTCCCAGAACCAGTCCCACCAGTCCCACCAGCGCCGAAGCTCCCAGTTCCAGTGCCACTAGCCCCGAAGCTCCCAGTTCCAGTGCCACCAGTCCCACCAGCGCCGAAGCTCCCAGTTCCAGTCCCACCAGTGCCGAAGCTCCCAGTTCCAGCCCCACCAGTCCCACCAGTGCCGAAGGTCCCAGTTCCAGTGCCACCAGTCCCACCAGTCCTGAAGCTCCCAGAACCAGCCCCGAAGCTCCCAGTTCCAGTGCCACTAGCCCCGAAGCTCCCAGTTCCAGCCCCACCAGTCCCACCAGCCCTGAAGCTCCCAGTTCCAGCCCCACCAGTCCCACCAGTGCCGAAGCTCCCAGTTCCAGCCCCACCAGTCCCACCAGTGCCGAAGCTCCCAGTTCCAGCCCCACCAGTCCCACCAGTCCTGAAGCTCCCAGAACCAGCCCCGAAGCTCCCAGTTCCAGTGCCACCAGCGCCGAAGCTCCCAGTTCCAGTGCCACTAGCCCCGAAGCTCCCAGTTCCAGCCCCACCAGTCCCACCAGCCCCGAAGCTCCCAGTTCCAGCCCCACCAGTCCCACCAGCGCCGAAGCTCCCAGCCGCAGCCCCCCCAGCCGCAAAGGCGCCGCCGGGCGCCTGCACCCTGACGCGGTGCCAGCCCGTGGCCGGCTCCACGTCCACGGCGAAGGTGTCGTACGAGGTGGCCACGAACAGGTCCACGACGCCGAAGGTGACGTCCAGCGTCACCCGG
This Corvus hawaiiensis isolate bCorHaw1 unplaced genomic scaffold, bCorHaw1.pri.cur scaffold_307_ctg1, whole genome shotgun sequence DNA region includes the following protein-coding sequences:
- the MEGF8 gene encoding multiple epidermal growth factor-like domains protein 8 isoform X10 — translated: MLDGTCTRCQCNGHADTCNELDGTGCPCQNNTESSPCPERRDCYRHQCSKCRDSFQGHPVGGQQCYRLLAVEQEYCLDPASQSHCFPPPQRRPLPPGRSVPFAVQPKFTNVDIRVTLDVTFGVVDLFVATSYDTFAVDVEPATGWHRVRVQAPGGAFAAGGAAAGSFGAGGTGGAGTGSFGAGGTGGAGTGSFGASGTGTGSFGAGGTGTGSFGAGSGSFRTGGTGGAGTGSFGTGGTGGAGTGSFGTGGTGGAGTGSFRAGGTGGAGTGSFGASGTGTGSFGAGSGSFRTGGTGGTGTGTFGTGGTGGAGTGSFGTGGTGTGSFGAGGTGGTGTGSFGASGTGTGSFGAGGTGGTGSGTFGTGGTGGAGTGSFGTGGTGTGSFGAGGTGGTGSGTFGTGGTGGAGTGSFGTGGTGSGTFGTGGTGSGTFGTGGTGSGTFGTGSGTFGTGGTGTGTFGTGTGTFGTGRTGSGTFGTGGTGSGTFGTGSGTFSTGGTGTGTFGTGGTGGTGSGTFGTGGTGTGTFSTGSGTFGTGGTGGTEAGTFGTGGTGTGTFGTGSVNFGTGGTGGTGTGTFGTGSETFGTGGTGGGTLRTSGTGGTGGAGTGTFGTGTGTFGTGGTGGTGTFGTGGGTLRTSGTGGTGGTGDDAFGTGTGSFGAFGIFGTGGTGGTGGAGEGGAAPTGPTGVTGFTGDPRALGGPGANPSTQTGYTGFTGAAGGPRGDFIGHTGQTGFTGQAGDPRAFGGPGANPSGQTGHTGFTGQADDPRVSADLGAGPTGQTGPTGQAGGPGGPGGPGANPSGQTGFIGQTGNPRAFGGPGGPRANPSSQTAFTGQTGDPRAFGGPGANPSGQTTFTGQTGDPRAFGGPGANPSSQTAFTGQTGDPRAFGGPGANPSGQTTFTGQTSHPSHPKLAGHPQPPPSDHSGHPHPSPSPQQPPGPPRLLEERAQGLVTYLTIAEPVPALVVRGVRDRLVLTYPHSGHPLKSTRFYLLVLGGPEPSQGLLFFRQDQAHIDLFVFFSVFFSCFFLFLAVCVLLWKAKQGLDARHERRRHRQEMSKMAARPFARVTVCFQHCPHLGYQNRALGYQNFELGQRNSGLGYQNLAVGYQNLGSGERNLVSGNQNRALGYQDLGSGNQNVGGGYQTLGVGYQNLGAAEQSLGSGNQNRALGYQDLGSGERNLGSGNQNRALGYQDLGSGNQNLGVGHPNLKVGHQDSEQGHQTRHPGHQNPELGHQNFHLSGQNGKFGAQNSPLQGRDPQNSPVDPPNSHLGHQNPQPPPRDPPKFPFRPPKSPLGPPKVAPGPPKFPFRPPPRAPKILSGPPKPSSGPPKFGGGAPKLGVGAGPVTLEPTEDGVAAVATLLLQLPGAPGGPPRAALGSALVTLRLQELGAGATPGGGAGVPLRKGGGAGGGALELTSMGL
- the MEGF8 gene encoding multiple epidermal growth factor-like domains protein 8 isoform X3; amino-acid sequence: MPVESAPPLPCPAPCHLHRTCAACLASPGADGGWQHCLWSLALGECLSPSFAPLRCLAGGCGPPPPRWGRGRRLRHPPRRWGRGPGGLPRRWGRGLGALPPPPTARGPPSAPSACGGPAVVGAPGGGHNGGGRCLEGGLSGPRHGVTQACGAGGVWAFLSCPPEDECENGHHTCGPSQVCQDLPEGFTCTCRPGYAADSRTGECRPVCRQGCANGTCLEPDRCRCHFGFVGADCAVPCACNGHSDCAGPAARDTCLRCMNNTQGPQCQRCRPLFVGSALGGGTCLTCRSFCRHRADVCVSRAELERHRGDPRRYPLEPHLIPTWVAEGPSEAQAVCVGCQNNSVGDRCDTCRPGYFMLDGTCTRCQCNGHADTCNELDGTGCPCQNNTESSPCPERRDCYRHQCSKCRDSFQGHPVGGQQCYRLLAVEQEYCLDPASQSHCFPPPQRRPLPPGRSVPFAVQPKFTNVDIRVTLDVTFGVVDLFVATSYDTFAVDVEPATGWHRVRVQAPGGAFAAGGAAAGSFGAGGTGGAGTGSFGAGGTGGAGTGSFGASGTGTGSFGAGGTGTGSFGAGSGSFRTGGTGGAGTGSFGTGGTGGAGTGSFGTGGTGGAGTGSFRAGGTGGAGTGSFGASGTGTGSFGAGSGSFRTGGTGGTGTGTFGTGGTGGAGTGSFGTGGTGTGSFGAGGTGGTGTGSFGASGTGTGSFGAGGTGGTGSGTFGTGGTGGAGTGSFGTGGTGTGSFGAGGTGGTGSGTFGTGGTGSGTFGTGSGTFGTGGTGTGTFGTGTGTFGTGRTGSGTFGTGGTGSGTFGTGSGTFSTGGTGTGTFGTGGTGGTGSGTFGTGGTGTGTFSTGSGTFGTGGTGGTEAGTFGTGGTGTGTFGTGSVNFGTGGTGGTGTGTFGTGSETFGTGGTGGGTLRTSGTGGTGGAGTGTFGTGTGTFGTGGTGGTGTFGTGGGTLRTSGTGGTGGTGDDAFGTGTGSFGAFGIFGTGGTGGTGGAGEGGAAPTGPTGVTGFTGDPRALGGPGANPSTQTGYTGFTGAAGGPRGDFIGHTGQTGFTGQAGDPRAFGGPGANPSGQTGHTGFTGQADDPRVSADLGAGPTGQTGPTGQAGGPGGPGGPGANPSGQTGFIGQTGNPRAFGGPGGPRANPSSQTAFTGQTGDPRAFGGPGANPSGQTTFTGQTGDPRAFGGPGANPSSQTAFTGQTGDPRAFGGPGANPSGQTTFTGQTSHPSHPKLAGHPQPPPSDHSGHPHPSPSPQQPPGPPRLLEERAQGLVTYLTIAEPVPALVVRGVRDRLVLTYPHSGHPLKSTRFYLLVLGGPEPSQGLLFFRQDQAHIDLFVFFSVFFSCFFLFLAVCVLLWKAKQGLDARHERRRHRQEMSKMAARPFARVTVCFQHCPHLGYQNRALGYQNFELGQRNSGLGYQNLAVGYQNLGSGERNLVSGNQNRALGYQDLGSGNQNVGGGYQTLGVGYQNLGAAEQSLGSGNQNRALGYQDLGSGERNLGSGNQNRALGYQDLGSGNQNLGVGHPNLKVGHQDSEQGHQTRHPGHQNPELGHQNFHLSGQNGKFGAQNSPLQGRDPQNSPVDPPNSHLGHQNPQPPPRDPPKFPFRPPKSPLGPPKVAPGPPKFPFRPPPRAPKILSGPPKPSSGPPKFGGGAPKLGVGAGPVTLEPTEDGVAAVATLLLQLPGAPGGPPRAALGSALVTLRLQELGAGATPGGGAGVPLRKGGGAGGGALELTSMGL
- the MEGF8 gene encoding multiple epidermal growth factor-like domains protein 8 isoform X5 is translated as MPVESAPPLPCPAPCHLHRTCAACLASPGADGGWQHCLWSLALGECLSPSFAPLRCLAGGCGPPPPRWGRGRRLRHPPRRWGRGPGGLPRRWGRGLGALPPPPTARGPPSAPSACGGPAVVGAPGGGHNGGGRCLEGGLSGPRHGVTQACGAGGVWAFLSCPPEDECENGHHTCGPSQVCQDLPEGFTCTCRPGYAADSRTGECRPVCRQGCANGTCLEPDRCRCHFGFVGADCAVPCACNGHSDCAGPAARDTCLRCMNNTQGPQCQRCRPLFVGSALGGGTCLTCRSFCRHRADVCVSRAELERHRGDPRRYPLEPHLIPTWVAEGPSEAQAVCVGCQNNSVGDRCDTCRPGYFMLDGTCTRCQCNGHADTCNELDGTGCPCQNNTESSPCPERRDCYRHQCSKCRDSFQGHPVGGQQCYRLLAVEQEYCLDPASQSHCFPPPQRRPLPPGRSVPFAVQPKFTNVDIRVTLDVTFGVVDLFVATSYDTFAVDVEPATGWHRVRVQAPGGAFAAGGAAAGSFGAGGTGGAGTGSFGAGGTGGAGTGSFGASGTGTGSFGAGGTGTGSFGAGSGSFRTGGTGGAGTGSFGTGGTGGAGTGSFGTGGTGGAGTGSFRAGGTGGAGTGSFGASGTGTGSFGAGSGSFRTGGTGGTGTGTFGTGGTGGAGTGSFGTGGTGTGSFGAGGTGGTGTGSFGASGTGTGSFGAGGTGGTGSGTFGTGGTGGAGTGSFGTGGTGTGSFGAGGTGGTGSGTFGTGGTGGAGTGSFGTGGTGSGTFGTGGTGSGTFGTGGTGSGTFGTGSGTFGTGGTGTGTFGTGTGTFGTGRTGSGTFGTGGTGSGTFGTGSGTFSTGGTGTGTFGTGGTGGTGSGTFGTGGTGTGTFSTGSGTFGTGGTGGTEAGTFGTGGTGTGTFGTGSVNFGTGGTGGTGTGTFGTGSETFGTGGTGGGTLRTSGTGGTGGTGGTGDDAFGTGTGSFGAFGIFGTGGTGGTGGAGEGGAAPTGPTGVTGFTGDPRALGGPGANPSTQTGYTGFTGAAGGPRGDFIGHTGQTGFTGQAGDPRAFGGPGANPSGQTGHTGFTGQADDPRVSADLGAGPTGQTGPTGQAGGPGGPGGPGANPSGQTGFIGQTGNPRAFGGPGGPRANPSSQTAFTGQTGDPRAFGGPGANPSGQTTFTGQTGDPRAFGGPGANPSSQTAFTGQTGDPRAFGGPGANPSGQTTFTGQTSHPSHPKLAGHPQPPPSDHSGHPHPSPSPQQPPGPPRLLEERAQGLVTYLTIAEPVPALVVRGVRDRLVLTYPHSGHPLKSTRFYLLVLGGPEPSQGLLFFRQDQAHIDLFVFFSVFFSCFFLFLAVCVLLWKAKQGLDARHERRRHRQEMSKMAARPFARVTVCFQHCPHLGYQNRALGYQNFELGQRNSGLGYQNLAVGYQNLGSGERNLVSGNQNRALGYQDLGSGNQNVGGGYQTLGVGYQNLGAAEQSLGSGNQNRALGYQDLGSGERNLGSGNQNRALGYQDLGSGNQNLGVGHPNLKVGHQDSEQGHQTRHPGHQNPELGHQNFHLSGQNGKFGAQNSPLQGRDPQNSPVDPPNSHLGHQNPQPPPRDPPKFPFRPPKSPLGPPKVAPGPPKFPFRPPPRAPKILSGPPKPSSGPPKFGGGAPKLGVGAGPVTLEPTEDGVAAVATLLLQLPGAPGGPPRAALGSALVTLRLQELGAGATPGGGAGVPLRKGGGAGGGALELTSMGL
- the MEGF8 gene encoding multiple epidermal growth factor-like domains protein 8 isoform X7, with product MPVESAPPLPCPAPCHLHRTCAACLASPGADGGWQHCLWSLALGECLSPSFAPLRCLAGGCGPPPPRWGRGRRLRHPPRRWGRGPGGLPRRWGRGLGALPPPPTARGPPSAPSACGGPAVVGAPGGGHNGGGRCLEGGLSGPRHGVTQACGAGGVWAFLSCPPEDECENGHHTCGPSQVCQDLPEGFTCTCRPGYAADSRTGECRPVCRQGCANGTCLEPDRCRCHFGFVGADCAVPCACNGHSDCAGPAARDTCLRCMNNTQGPQCQRCRPLFVGSALGGGTCLTCRSFCRHRADVCVSRAELERHRGDPRRYPLEPHLIPTWVAEGPSEAQAVCVGCQNNSVGDRCDTCRPGYFMLDGTCTRCQCNGHADTCNELDGTGCPCQNNTESSPCPERRDCYRHQCSKCRDSFQGHPVGGQQCYRLLAVEQEYCLDPASQSHCFPPPQRRPLPPGRSVPFAVQPKFTNVDIRVTLDVTFGVVDLFVATSYDTFAVDVEPATGWHRVRVQAPGGAFAAGGAAAGSFGAGGTGGAGTGSFGAGGTGGAGTGSFGASGTGTGSFGAGGTGTGSFGAGSGSFRTGGTGGAGTGSFGTGGTGGAGTGSFGTGGTGGAGTGSFRAGGTGGAGTGSFGASGTGTGSFGAGSGSFRTGGTGGTGTGTFGTGGTGGAGTGSFGTGGTGTGSFGAGGTGGTGTGSFGASGTGTGSFGAGGTGGTGSGTFGTGGTGGAGTGSFGTGGTGTGSFGAGGTGGTGSGTFGTGGTGGAGTGSFGTGGTGSGTFGTGGTGSGTFGTGGTGSGTFGTGSGTFGTGGTGTGTFGTGTGTFGTGRTGSGTFGTGGTGSGTFGTGSGTFSTGGTGTGTFGTGGTGGTGSGTFGTGGTGTGTFSTGSGTFGTGGTGGTEAGTFGTGGTGTGTFGTGSVNFGTGGTGGTGTGTFGTGSETFGTGGTGGGTLRTSGTGGTGGAGTGTFGTGTGTFGTGGTGGTGTFGTGGGTLRTSGTGGTGGTGDDAFGTGTGSFGAFGIFGTGGTGGTGGAGEGGAAPTGPTGVTGFTGDPRALGGPGANPSTQTGYTGFTGAAGGPRGDFIGHTGQTGFTGQAGDPRAFGGPGANPSGQTGHTGFTGQADDPRVSADLGAGPTGQTGPTGQAGGPGGPGGPGANPSGQTGFIGQTGNPRAFGGPGGPRANPSSQTAFTGQTGDPRAFGGPGANPSGQTTFTGQTSHPSHPKLAGHPQPPPSDHSGHPHPSPSPQQPPGPPRLLEERAQGLVTYLTIAEPVPALVVRGVRDRLVLTYPHSGHPLKSTRFYLLVLGGPEPSQGLLFFRQDQAHIDLFVFFSVFFSCFFLFLAVCVLLWKAKQGLDARHERRRHRQEMSKMAARPFARVTVCFQHCPHLGYQNRALGYQNFELGQRNSGLGYQNLAVGYQNLGSGERNLVSGNQNRALGYQDLGSGNQNVGGGYQTLGVGYQNLGAAEQSLGSGNQNRALGYQDLGSGERNLGSGNQNRALGYQDLGSGNQNLGVGHPNLKVGHQDSEQGHQTRHPGHQNPELGHQNFHLSGQNGKFGAQNSPLQGRDPQNSPVDPPNSHLGHQNPQPPPRDPPKFPFRPPKSPLGPPKVAPGPPKFPFRPPPRAPKILSGPPKPSSGPPKFGGGAPKLGVGAGPVTLEPTEDGVAAVATLLLQLPGAPGGPPRAALGSALVTLRLQELGAGATPGGGAGVPLRKGGGAGGGALELTSMGL